A segment of the Vibrio aquimaris genome:
CAGCAGGCGCTTTTACTTCGATGGTATGAGACGCTTTACCGCGACTTGCAATTTGTTTCACCTGTTCGACATCAACACCTAAAGTGACCAACCGCTCGGTCGCCGCTTTTATCATTCCCTTTCGTTTTGTTTGGTAGGCATTGAGCAATTCTTCTTGAGCCTTAACCAACTCAGGAGAATACAAAGTAAACAAGATTTCGCCTTGTTTTACTTTCTCGCCTACCGCGTTGATGTAGAGCTTTTCAACCCAACCGGAAACTCGCACATTGGTTTGCCATAGTAGGCTCTCATCAAAAGCAATATAGCCAACCGTTTCTATTTTGGGCGCCAACACTTGATACTCAGCAACAGCCGTTTTAACCCCTAAGTTGTTCTCAACAGCAGAATCGATTTTCACTGTTCCCGGCTTATCATTGCTACTATTTAGATCATCCGCATAAACTGGAATCAGATCCATCCCCATGGGTGACTTGCCTGGTTTATCTCTTTGATAATTCGGGTCCATAGGGGCTACCCAATACAATGGCTCATCAGTTGAACTAGAATCCCCTTCTTTTGTGTCTGGCATAGGCTGGTTTATTCCAGTCACCACACTGTTAATACCAAAGCCCAAGCCCCCACCAATCAGTAAAGCTAAGCAAGCAACTCTATATGAATTCATAGATTTATCCTTTATTGTTATTGGTATTTGGCACTAGGAGCCGTAACTTGATATTCAAAACCACCCAGCAAAGAAGCAAGCTGGCTATTAGTTTGGTTGAAGTCTGTAATTAGGCGTGTAAGCTCGATTTTTAATGCAAGTTCGTCAGTTGAAGCCGTTATCACGTCACCAAATTCGGTCGTATTGTTCTGATACCCCCTCTCAACGGCTTCAATGCGAGCTTTGGCCTGAGGCAATAGCCGCTCTTGGTAACGCTCTATACGCTCGGTCATATTGGTTCTGTCATTTAATAAAGCACTCACTTGAGCGGACATCTGCGCCAATAACGTGTCTTTTTGATATTGTGACGCTCCAACCTGATATTGAGCTGCGGCAAGGTTCTTGTCTTGTCTATTGCCTGTAAATAGAGGAATGTCCATGGTGAGATAAGCACTGACCAAGTCGGAGGCAGGCTCTCCCATCATGTTGTTTGCTTGACGATAAGCATACATAACTTCCACACCAAACTGAGGAGTAAAAGCTTGTTCTGCCACCTCTACTTGGGTGCGATTTACAGATATATTACTTTCGGCCACTTGCACTAAAGGATGTTGATTAAGCAAGGGATAATACTGACTTTGGCTACCAGCATTGCTCAAAATTGACTCTAGCTGAGTCCAAGGCAACTGATAATCAACGCTATTGAGCAAGCCTTCCGTTTGCCAATCAGCGCCAAGCCATTCGGACAACTGCGCGATCAGCCTATTTTGTTTTTGGCGATTTAACTGCAGCTTTTCATCCAGCTTACCTACTTGGATTTGGGTATTGAGTAGATCTTGAGCTTCACTTTTACCTATGGAGTAGTTTGTTTGCACGTACCGCTCCATCTCTTGCATAAGTTTTTGGTTTTTATGAATAAGAGATGCTGTATATTGTAAATATCCCAGCTCCAACCAAAGCTGAGTAATGCTGTTGGCAACTTCTCTTTCACGCACCTTGATTTGATAGGCAACACCATCAGCTTTTTGGTTAGCACCTTGTCGGTTTAAGTCTAATGTCGAGCCTCGTTCAAATTGTTGCATCAAACCAAGAGAGACGTTAGTCATAGGGTCTTGATCAAACTCGAAAGAGTCCACTGGCAAGCCACCAAACCCTACTTTTAACTTGGGATCCATTAAAGTAGCGCTCGCGACCGCTGTCTCTCGCATCGCTTTAGACTGTGCGGCATATTGTGCCCGGCTAGTATCATTTGCTAGGGCAGTTTCAATCATTAAGTTCAATTGCTGCCCAGCAGCAAAATCGCTTTGCAAACTCTGCGTCTTGGCACTAGACAATAAAGGTGCAGTAGAAACGAGAGTTGCAATCGTAATGCTCAAGGTTTTAGGAAAACCAAGACGATAAAATTCAATAATCACAATGTTTATCCATGGAAAAATATGGATTACCTCAAACACTGCTCCTGTGGCAAACATGTTTGAGAACGAACAAAAATGAGGATTGAACTACAAGGAAGGTGGGCGCAGTAAGCCATCGATATGTGCGACAGCCAGATCTAATTTCAGTGATTGATGAAGAGCTAACGAGATAGGCACTATACCCAGCGAGCCGAGCGTACCTATTGGGTATGGCACACCGGAACAAACAGAAGGACAACAATTATCAATACCTGAGTTTGTCCCCTGACAATGAGGCATGGTATTTGAGACTTGACCATCCAAGCCACCAAGTGATGATTGAACCATTGAATGACAGTTCTCATTGGGACTTGTTTGAGCGCTTTCAGTTGATGTCTCCAAAGAGCCAGCTTTTAGAGTATGACAAGGAATGCCACTCGATGCCATCATAGCAGAAGGCATACTTTTTCCTGCCATTGCACGTGTACTAGACACATAACTAGTCATCAGCATCGCTAAGATACTGAGTAACGTAATCAATATGTGTTTAAGTGAGTGCTGCATAGTATACCTTCGGTTTGAAGGTTGAATATAGACCTTCCCCTTAGGGTAAGGTCAAGCACTTTAAAAATTTATTCAACTATAGACAGTAGAGCTAAATATACTCAGCTATAACTTGCTTCTCGCATAACAAATCGCTCGGTCGACGCGTATATCAGGCTAATCACTGGCGATATCCAGCAAGCAAATGCGAGTGGTATGTAGAGTAAGTTTTCTATATTTCCCTCGGCAATTCCAAGTCCTAATGCGCTGATCACCACAGCGCCACCCGCATTCCAAGGAACAAGCGGCGAAATAAGCGTTCCTCCTTCTTCCACTGCCCGAGATAAATTCAGCTTAGAGTAACCTTTGGCTTCATACACAGGCACAAACATCCGCCCAGGCAAACTAATGGATAGATATGGGTCACCAGCCACTAGGTTGGTTGCCACTGATGTACCAAGAGCTGATGCTTGGAGGCGAAAGAACGAACAGCTTTTGCTCAGTATCACCTCAACGATAGTTTCCAAACAGCGGGTTCTTTCCAGCGCACCTCCAAAACCAAGCGATATCATGATCAAAGTGATCACCCATGCCATTGACTGAATGCCCCCTCTTGCAAGCAAGCTATCAAGCTCTGACACTCCAGTTTGTATTTGATATCCGCTCTGTGCATATTGAAATAACTCGTGCAAAGACACGTCTTGCATAAAGTGAGCAATGACAGCACCACTCACCACACCAGCAAACAAAGAAGGTAATGTGGGTAGCTTAAAGAAAGAACACGCGAGCACTAAAAAAGGCGGAATTAAAAGCCAAGCAGATAAATTGAAATTGGCTTCAATATTGGTGTTAATCAGGTGTATCTGACTTAATGCATCCTCTCCCAAAGGACCGTTATTGAGACCAACGAATAGATAAATACCAAATGCAATTAACATGGCAGGAACTGTGGTGGGCAACATGTTTTTTATATGTTGAAAGAGGTCTACACCGATTACTGCAGGGGCTAAATTCGTTGTGTCCGATAAGGGGGACATTTTGTCGCCAAAAAACGCGCCTGAAACCACCGCTCCAGCCGTCCAATAAATCGGAATATCAAAGCCAGCACCAATACCCACCAAGGCTAATCCAACCGTACTAACCGTTCCCCAAGAGGTGCCAAGCGACAAAGAGACGATCGAGCACAACACCATACTTGCCGCCAAAAATATCTGCGGATTGAGCATAGTCAGACCATATTGTATCAATAAAGGCACAGTACCACTGGCAATCCAGATACCAACTATCATACCGACCAGCATTAAGATAGCGAGAGATTGCATCGCAAGACGAACCGTATGCAAAATGCCATCTTCAATATCATGCCAACGATAACCTCTAAACCAAGCCAAAAAAGCGGTAACGCTAATACCAACAATCAGTGGTATATGAGGCGTAAAATCATTAAAAACGAAAAGTTGTATCGCCAAAATACAAAGAGTAATTGCGATAGGTGCTATCGCCATGGCTAAGCTAGGCTTAGAGGTTTTATCTATTTTCGTCATACCGAATCTTCCTTATTTCTCGTTTGAATGCGAAATTTTGGGTGCAAAAAGCCTAGCTCGACTTTTGTTGTCACTGAGGTGACAGGTCGAGCTATCGTTTGCTTTAGTTTTTCTTGAACTTACAGTGCGAAAATACCGGCCTTAGCCGAATAGACGATAAAACAAGTTAGGAACGCTCAAAAACTACTGTTTTGTCGTTAAATAAAAATACCCGCTTTTCAATATGATATTGGATGGCTTTGGCGAGCGTTAGCGCTTCAATATCCTTACCTTTTTTGATCAGATCTTTGGGGTAATAGGTATGATTAACGTTTGCCATACCTTGGGTAATAATCGGCCCTTCATCTAGGTCGCTACTGACGTAATGCGCAGTGGCTCCAACGAGCTTCACGCCTTTATCATAAGCTTGATGATAAGGTTTTGCGCCTTTAAAGCCGGGTAACAAAGAGTGATGAATGTTAATGGCTTTTCGTGACCATTGTTCACACATTGAATCGGACAGAACTTGCATGTATCGGGCAAGAATCAATAACTCGCAGCCAGAATCATCCAATACTTGTTGCACCTGTGCTTCTTGTTGTGACTTGGTCTCATGAGAAATAGGAAAGCAGTGGTAAGGAATATCATGCCATTGCGCCAATGACCTCAGATCTTCATGATTCGAAATCACGGCTTTGATATCAACGGGCAGATTATGGGTGCGATAGCGATAGAGTAAATCGTTCAAACAATGATCATATTTAGACACCATGATCACCACGGAGGGTCTGTAACTCTTATCGGTCAATTCCCATTCCATATCAAAGGCTTTGCTGCGTTCACCAAAGCCTTGCTTAAACGCTTTCTCATCAAACTTTCCACTGCCCTCTTGAGCAAACTCTACTCGGATAAAAAAGCGCTGGTTCAACTCATCATCAAAAGAGTTTAACTCAGAGATATAACATCCAGATTCACATAAAAAGCGGGTCACTACATCTACTGTCCCAATACGGCTTGGACAACTTGCGGTTAAAATGTAGTTGGAATTCGATTGGTTCATTAAGTCACCTTAAGACTGTTATTATAAGTCGCCAATACCAAATCGGTTTGGCGACTGGTTGCCTGGCTAGTCTTTATGAAAGACCACACCATACTCACGCCCTGCATCCATTAGCCACATCCATAGGTAGTCGGCGAAACTTCGACGAACCACAAGTTCAAATGCCTGTTCACCAATACGGCGAATTTGAACTTGTGATTTGGCAAATGTGGTTCCAGCCACATTGCCCATCGGGAACTGACGAATATGGACATCATACAAGGTAGATTTTTTTATTAGGTTTTCAGCATTTGCCCCACTCAACGCCAGAAGAGTTTGAGCACTGCTCACTTCAGTGACCGCATAATGCCCCTCTAAATGCTGATGCAAAGCCAATTCAACTGCCGCCTCTGAGTTAGGCTCTCCAATAATCAACCATTCATCAGGAGATTGCCAGAAAACACGCAGACTATCGGTTTGAACGGACGTTCTCGGTGCGATTGGAAGCGATACGCCAAGCGCCTTTTCAACCCCTGAAATAAAAGCGGGATTCTCTGTTTTTCCCCTCAAGATAAAATGGCTTAAACCTTTTATCTCACGGATGTCGACGCTCGTCTCCTGATATAATTGGTCAGGTGTTATAAATTCCACATGGGCGAGAGGTGAAGCTTCTCGGGGCATCCATTGCTCTTTAGATCTGGGAGAGGTGACGTTATTGTCGGCCCTAGCTTCAAGAGTGATATCAGACATTTTGGCGCTCTCCTTTTGGATCATAAAATACAGATGTGGTAATTTCAGCTTCTACTGATGTTCCATCAGACAGCGGGAAATACACCTTTTCGCCCACCCGAGACAAACCGCCTTTGATAACGCCCAATGCAATAGAGCGATCTAATACTGGGCTGTAATAACTTGATGTAACATGCCCAACCATTGTCATTGGGATTGGCTCATTTGGGTCAAAGACCGCTTGTGCGCCTTCAGGTAACACAACACTTGGATCTTTAGTTAGTAATCCAACAAACTGTTTTCTATCTTGCCGCTGGTTGTCTTCACGCTCCCATGAGCGCTTACCGATATAACTAAACGTCTTGTTTTTACCGACGATCCAGTTCATATCCATATCTTGCGGAGATACCGAGCCATCTGTGTCCTGCCCTGCAATAATAAAGCCTTTCTCGGCTCGAAGAATATGCATGGTTTCGGTGCCATAAGGCGTGATACCAAACTCCTCACCAGCAGCCATGACTTGTTCCCACACATATAAGCCATAATTGGCTGGCACGTTAATTTCAAAAGACAGCTCACCAGTAAAACTGATGCGAAATACTCGCGCATCTACGCCAGCTACCTTAAATGACTGCCAACTCATGTAGGGAAAAGCGTCATTTGATACATCATGACCATCCACCAACTTTTCAAGCAAGAATCGGCTATTCGGCCCAGATATTGTCATCGTCGCCCAATGATCTGTCACACTGGCAAAATACACTTCTAACTCTGGCCACTCTGTTTGATGCCATAGCTCTAACCATTCGAGCACTGCGGCAGCTCCCCCAGACGTGGTGGTCATTATAAAGTGGCTGTCATTGATACAAGAAGTCACACCATCATCGAAGATCATGCCATCTTCTTTACACATAATGCCATATCGGCAGCGGCCCGGAGCAAGCTTTGACCAAGGGTTGGTATAAATTCGGTTGAGGAACTCTCTTGCATCCTTACCTTGAATATCAATTTTTCCAAGCGTGGACGCATCTAAAATACCTATGCTGTGACGCGTTGCCATACACTCACGCGTGAGTGCTTCCTGCATGCTCTCACCCTGCTTAGGAAAATACCAAGGCCGCTTCCATTGCCCCACATCTTCAAACTTTGCCCCGTGAGAAACATGCCACTCATGAATTGCGGTAAATCTTGCAGGGTCAAACAATTTGCCCGTATCTCTTCCAGCTAACGCACCAAAGGTTACTGGCGTATACATAGGGCGAAAAATGGTTGTACCTGTTTCTTGGATGGTTTGATTTAACGCTTTGGCGACGATAGCCATCCCGTTGATATTGGACGTTTTCCCTTGATCGGTACCAAATCCCATCGCGGTATAACGTTTGACATGCTCAATCGACTCAAATCCTTCTCTTGTGGCAAGCTCGATACCCGCAGCGGTGACATCATTTTGAAAATCAACAAATTGCTTAGGCGCTCGACTGGTCGGTTTGATATGAGGAATATGATATAGCGCCATTGGCTGTGACTCATTGTATTTATGAGCTTTAGGGGTAATGAAGTTGGACTCGATTAGCGCTCCGCCCAACTCCTCACCACTGACGAGCCCTGCCCCAGCACCTTGCTCTAAGACAGCGCCTAATGAGTAGGTTCCCACAGCTCCACCAACAAATAGTTGGTTTTGAGAGGCAGGGCCGGGAACAAAGCCTGCAATATCTGGGTTCCAGATAGGCTTGCTCCCCGTATGGCAGGATAAGTGAACCACAGGACTCCAGCCACCAGAGCTTGCCACAGTATCACAAGTCAATTGGGTTGCTTTACCAATAATTTCGCTAGCGTCAGAGTTAAGGGAAGCCACCTTAACCCCTGTCACTCGTTTGCTGCCAGAGACCTCTATGACCGCTTTACCCGTTAGTATCTTGATGCCCAAACTGCGCGCTTTTGAAACGAGATCGCCGTTTGATTCCTGTCGAGTATCTACCACAGCCACGACTTCTCGTCCTGCATTATGCCAATCAATCGCCGTTTGGTACGCATAATCATTGGTGGTCATCAATACCAGCTTGCTTCCCGAAGCGACGGCATAACGATTAATATAAGTAGAGACAGCAGACGCTAACATACACCCTGGCACGTCGTTATTGGCAAAAACCAGTGGTCTTTCCAAGGCACCCGTCGCCAAGATAACTTTCTTAGCGCGAATGCGATGCAAACGCTGGCGAATTCCCGATACGTTTTCGCCTAAATGATCGCTGCGCCTTTCAACCGCTCCGACAAAATTATGGTCGTAGTAACCAAAAGCCGTCGTTCTCGCCAACAAAGTAAAGTTAGGGTCTGAGTACAAAAGTCCCAAAGTCTCAGCAACCCAGTCCATGCAAGGTTTACCATCAAGCTTTTCAGTACTAGACAGTAGCGAGCCACCAAATTCGTTTTGCTCATCGAGCACAATCACACGCAGGCCAGAACCGACCAAGGTTTTTGCCGCCGCAAGTCCAGCTGGCCCTGCGCCAATAATCAGCACATCGGCATGATGATTAAGCTTATCGTACTGATCTGGGTCTTGATCTGCTGGAACTTTGCCTAAACCTGCAGCCTTTCTGATGTATTTCTCGTAAGTTGGCCATAGGCTTTCAGGTTGCATGAACGTTTTGTAGTAAAAGCCAGGCGGCATCATGGCGCCGCCAACCTTCCCAACCCCTGCCATCATATCCAATTCCACACTTGGCCAACCCGCTACTGAAGTCGCCGTCAGGCCTTGATATAACTCAGCCTGAGTAGCACGAATGTTGGGAATAGTGGTCGATGGGCTACTGCCTACTTGTAAAATGGCATTGGGCTCTTCTGCTCCAGCTGCCAAAATTCCTCTTGGACGAGAATATTTAAAACTTCTTCCCACGACATCAACGCCATTGGCTAATAAGGCCGACGCAATAGTATCGCCTTTGCAGCCTGTGTAGCGCTTACCATTAAATGCGAATGTGATACTTTGTGCTCGCTCAATACGACCGCCTTTCTCAAGCCTGTTAAGCTCAGCCATTGTGCTGCTCCTCTTTGTTCAATAAAGCAGAGCTACTGCCCATTTTGTACACCTCTTCTATCTGGTAAGTCACTGTATTGCGGACAACATTAAAAAACTTACGACACCCCGCACTGTGCGACCACATTTCCTGATACGAGCCTTTGTTATTTTTTCGGTGAAACAGATAGTTACCCCATTCTTCATCGGTCACTGCCTCTGGTTCAAAAGGCCGGACAATATGCGCCTCTCCGGCGTAGTGAAACTCATCTTCTTCTCGTATTTCATCGCAATACGGACAATAGATTTGCAGCATTACTCTTTCTCCTAGAACTAGTGTGCAACGCCGGCTGCGCCGTGCTCATCAATTAAATGCCCAGTCACAAATCGATTGAGGTTAAAGGCATCAGCGAGAGGGTGTGGGTGATCGTTAGCAATGGTGTGCGCAAATACATGACCAGATCCTGGTGTTGCTTTAAAGCCTCCTGTTCCCCAGCCACAGTTAAAATACAAACCTTTAATTTGGGTTTTACTGATGATTGG
Coding sequences within it:
- a CDS encoding TolC family protein, producing the protein MIIEFYRLGFPKTLSITIATLVSTAPLLSSAKTQSLQSDFAAGQQLNLMIETALANDTSRAQYAAQSKAMRETAVASATLMDPKLKVGFGGLPVDSFEFDQDPMTNVSLGLMQQFERGSTLDLNRQGANQKADGVAYQIKVREREVANSITQLWLELGYLQYTASLIHKNQKLMQEMERYVQTNYSIGKSEAQDLLNTQIQVGKLDEKLQLNRQKQNRLIAQLSEWLGADWQTEGLLNSVDYQLPWTQLESILSNAGSQSQYYPLLNQHPLVQVAESNISVNRTQVEVAEQAFTPQFGVEVMYAYRQANNMMGEPASDLVSAYLTMDIPLFTGNRQDKNLAAAQYQVGASQYQKDTLLAQMSAQVSALLNDRTNMTERIERYQERLLPQAKARIEAVERGYQNNTTEFGDVITASTDELALKIELTRLITDFNQTNSQLASLLGGFEYQVTAPSAKYQ
- the nhaC gene encoding Na+/H+ antiporter NhaC, with product MTKIDKTSKPSLAMAIAPIAITLCILAIQLFVFNDFTPHIPLIVGISVTAFLAWFRGYRWHDIEDGILHTVRLAMQSLAILMLVGMIVGIWIASGTVPLLIQYGLTMLNPQIFLAASMVLCSIVSLSLGTSWGTVSTVGLALVGIGAGFDIPIYWTAGAVVSGAFFGDKMSPLSDTTNLAPAVIGVDLFQHIKNMLPTTVPAMLIAFGIYLFVGLNNGPLGEDALSQIHLINTNIEANFNLSAWLLIPPFLVLACSFFKLPTLPSLFAGVVSGAVIAHFMQDVSLHELFQYAQSGYQIQTGVSELDSLLARGGIQSMAWVITLIMISLGFGGALERTRCLETIVEVILSKSCSFFRLQASALGTSVATNLVAGDPYLSISLPGRMFVPVYEAKGYSKLNLSRAVEEGGTLISPLVPWNAGGAVVISALGLGIAEGNIENLLYIPLAFACWISPVISLIYASTERFVMREASYS
- the purU gene encoding formyltetrahydrofolate deformylase: MNQSNSNYILTASCPSRIGTVDVVTRFLCESGCYISELNSFDDELNQRFFIRVEFAQEGSGKFDEKAFKQGFGERSKAFDMEWELTDKSYRPSVVIMVSKYDHCLNDLLYRYRTHNLPVDIKAVISNHEDLRSLAQWHDIPYHCFPISHETKSQQEAQVQQVLDDSGCELLILARYMQVLSDSMCEQWSRKAINIHHSLLPGFKGAKPYHQAYDKGVKLVGATAHYVSSDLDEGPIITQGMANVNHTYYPKDLIKKGKDIEALTLAKAIQYHIEKRVFLFNDKTVVFERS
- a CDS encoding sarcosine oxidase subunit gamma; this translates as MSDITLEARADNNVTSPRSKEQWMPREASPLAHVEFITPDQLYQETSVDIREIKGLSHFILRGKTENPAFISGVEKALGVSLPIAPRTSVQTDSLRVFWQSPDEWLIIGEPNSEAAVELALHQHLEGHYAVTEVSSAQTLLALSGANAENLIKKSTLYDVHIRQFPMGNVAGTTFAKSQVQIRRIGEQAFELVVRRSFADYLWMWLMDAGREYGVVFHKD
- a CDS encoding sarcosine oxidase subunit alpha, which produces MAELNRLEKGGRIERAQSITFAFNGKRYTGCKGDTIASALLANGVDVVGRSFKYSRPRGILAAGAEEPNAILQVGSSPSTTIPNIRATQAELYQGLTATSVAGWPSVELDMMAGVGKVGGAMMPPGFYYKTFMQPESLWPTYEKYIRKAAGLGKVPADQDPDQYDKLNHHADVLIIGAGPAGLAAAKTLVGSGLRVIVLDEQNEFGGSLLSSTEKLDGKPCMDWVAETLGLLYSDPNFTLLARTTAFGYYDHNFVGAVERRSDHLGENVSGIRQRLHRIRAKKVILATGALERPLVFANNDVPGCMLASAVSTYINRYAVASGSKLVLMTTNDYAYQTAIDWHNAGREVVAVVDTRQESNGDLVSKARSLGIKILTGKAVIEVSGSKRVTGVKVASLNSDASEIIGKATQLTCDTVASSGGWSPVVHLSCHTGSKPIWNPDIAGFVPGPASQNQLFVGGAVGTYSLGAVLEQGAGAGLVSGEELGGALIESNFITPKAHKYNESQPMALYHIPHIKPTSRAPKQFVDFQNDVTAAGIELATREGFESIEHVKRYTAMGFGTDQGKTSNINGMAIVAKALNQTIQETGTTIFRPMYTPVTFGALAGRDTGKLFDPARFTAIHEWHVSHGAKFEDVGQWKRPWYFPKQGESMQEALTRECMATRHSIGILDASTLGKIDIQGKDAREFLNRIYTNPWSKLAPGRCRYGIMCKEDGMIFDDGVTSCINDSHFIMTTTSGGAAAVLEWLELWHQTEWPELEVYFASVTDHWATMTISGPNSRFLLEKLVDGHDVSNDAFPYMSWQSFKVAGVDARVFRISFTGELSFEINVPANYGLYVWEQVMAAGEEFGITPYGTETMHILRAEKGFIIAGQDTDGSVSPQDMDMNWIVGKNKTFSYIGKRSWEREDNQRQDRKQFVGLLTKDPSVVLPEGAQAVFDPNEPIPMTMVGHVTSSYYSPVLDRSIALGVIKGGLSRVGEKVYFPLSDGTSVEAEITTSVFYDPKGERQNV
- a CDS encoding sarcosine oxidase subunit delta, whose translation is MLQIYCPYCDEIREEDEFHYAGEAHIVRPFEPEAVTDEEWGNYLFHRKNNKGSYQEMWSHSAGCRKFFNVVRNTVTYQIEEVYKMGSSSALLNKEEQHNG